The following coding sequences are from one Lasioglossum baleicum chromosome 18, iyLasBale1, whole genome shotgun sequence window:
- the LOC143217993 gene encoding SCY1-like protein 2, giving the protein MDVLTKLRNTVSNTISNTVQNTAYGLSQLSNVLPGNPVTKEFEITTHIGSAGPALLWKVYSGYKKSTKQEAAIFVFEKRILDRFSKNEKELILETLKRGITQLTKLRHPQILIVQHPLEESWDSLAFATEPVLASLANVLGNHYNLPQPLPAALKDFKLHNIEIKYGFLQLGEGLAFLHGDVKLLHRNLCPESIVINSHGAWKIFGFDFCALNQSVEGKDPLWSYVEYDMSLSTAAQPNLNYQAPECILASSVSSASDIFSLGALVYVLHSPVNTPLNDCNNDLLKCKKFLSNFTGSAVTSKLLSIPEAIKDTVKLMLNHNPELRPDAHQFVKIDYFTDIEVKTLNYLDKIFQWDNLQKSQFYKGLPQLLKQLPHRVILHRVLPALYKELINPPMIPFILPSILYGMETSSVEEFREYILPNVKPVLTLDDPPQISLVLMQHVDLLLQLCTTEVIKTDVVPMLLRALESEWEQLQELCLSALPNIITMIEGPVIKNAILPRMKKICLHSKGSNNKSLGVKVNCLLCLARMLPNFDRWLVLDQVLPFLQEIPHSGEPAILMAIIGIYRILLNHSKLGASKEILATKILPFLLPLCIEQNFSTSQYEILSNLVVEMINRVTTEHKEALNKLDAMRQETQKLDQELSQTSNMYKNISTSNDTVNVIPPVRPPNTNANLQSLQMENGLTIEDKFRLIQQQEVHQRLQSQAPLTPKSVQPQLKKPQIKDLTDTLLQSNLSQLNHSISSPKPDYTSMSSNLNSHQQFSPQGMNANLNRNTTSWVSNQMAWNSTIPQNTINYSINQGNLGTNQLEFNSNFNSNSSQKIESLSSQDIMDLLS; this is encoded by the exons ATGGACGTGCTGACGAAATTGCGCAACACTGTCAGCAACACGATCTCCAACACAGTTCAGAACACAGCATACGGTTTGTCTCAGCTGTCAAATGTCCTGCCAGGGAACCCGGTTACTAAAGAGTTCGAGATAACCACACACATTGGCAGTGCGGGTCCAGCATTGTTGTGGAAGGTCTATAGTGGTTACAAAAAGTCTACGAAGCAGGAAGCAGCAATTTTTGTGTTCGAGAAGCGAATCCTCGACAGGTTTTCAAAGAATGAAAAGGAGCTAATATTGGAGACATTGAAGAGAGGCATTACGCAGCTGACGAAGCTGCGTCATCCGCAGATTTTAATTGTGCAACATCCTTTGGAAGAATCGTGGGACAGTTTGGCATTCGCGACTGAACCAGTGTTAGCTAGTTTGGCTAACGTCTTGGGGAACCATTACAATCTGCCGCAACCTTTACCGGCAGCTCTGAAAGACTTTAAACTGcacaatattgaaataaaatatggaTTTTTGCAATTGGGGGAAGGTCTAGCGTTTCTACATGGAGATGTGAAATTGCTGCATAGAAATTTATGTCCGGAATCCATTGTCATTAATAGTCACGgtgcctggaagatatttggaTTTGATTTTTGTGCCTTAAATCAGAGCGTGGAGGGGAAAGACCCTTTGTGGTCGTACGTGGAGTACGATATGTCCCTTTCAACTGCGGCACAACCGAATTTAAATTATCAAGCCCCAGAGTGCATTCTAGCAAGCAGCGTCAGCTCTGCTAGCGACATTTTCTCCTTAGGAGCGTTAGTATACGTTCTACATTCTCCAGTGAACACGCCTCTTAACGATTGTAACAATGATCTACTGAAATGCAAAAAGTTTTTGAGCAATTTCACTGGCTCAGCTGTTACTTCTAAATTACTGTCGATCCCAGAGGCTATCAAGGACACAGTTAAACTGATGTTGAATCATAATCCTGAGCTGAGGCCGGATGCTCATCAGTTTGTTAAAATCGATTATTTTACGGACATAGAAGTTAAGACATTGAATTATCTGGATAAAATATTCCAGTGGGACAATTTGCAGAAGTCACAGTTCTACAAAGGACTGCCGCAGCTGCTTAAGCAATTACCACATAGAGTTATACTGCACAGAGTGCTACCAGCATTGTACAAAGAATTAATTAATCCCCCAATGATTCCATTTATTCTACCAAGCATACTATACGGGATGGAGACCAGTTCTGTGGAAGAGTTTCGCGAATACATTTTACCAAACGTGAAACCAGTACTGACTCTAGATGATCCACCACAAATTAGCCTTGTATTGATGCAACATGTTGACTTACTGCTACAACTGTGCACCACCGAAGTGATAAAAACCGATGTAGTTCCAATGCTGCTGCGTGCGCTAGAATCCGAATGGGAACAGCTACAAGAACTGTGTTTATCAGCTCTGCCTAACATCATAACAATGATTGAAGGGCCAGTCATTAAGAACGCAATTCTGCCACGAATGAAAAAGATTTGCTTGCATAGCAAGGGAAGCAATAACAAAAGCCTTGGCGTCAAAGTCAATTGTTTACTGTGTCTAGCTAGGATGTTACCTAATTTTGATCGATGGCTGGTCCTTGATCAAGTCTTGCCTTTTCTGCAGGAGATTCCACACTCTGGCGAACCTGCTATTCTCATGGCCATTATAG gAATCTACAGGATACTATTGAATCACAGTAAACTGGGAGCAAGCAAGGAGATATTGGCGACAAAGATTCTGCCGTTTCTCTTGCCACTGTGCATCGAACAGAACTTCAGTACGTCACAGTATGAGATCCTCTCAAATCTTGTAGTAGAAATGATAAATCGTGTGACAACTGAACACAAGGAGGCGTTGAACAAGTTGGACGCAATGCGTCAGGAGACTCAGAAGCTGGATCAGGAGCTCTCGCAAACCTCGAATATGTACAAAAACATCAGTACGAGTAACGATACTGTTAATGTAATTCCTCCAGTTCGTCCTCCAAACACGAATGCAAATTTACAATCGCTGCAGATGGAGAATGGATTGACAATAGAAGACAAGTTTAG ATTGATTCAGCAACAGGAAGTACATCAGAGGCTGCAGTCTCAGGCTCCGTTGACTCCAAAGTCTGTTCAACCACAGCTCAAGAAACCACAAATAAAAGACTTGACGGACACATTGTTACAGTCAAATTTGAGTCAATTGAACCACTCGATATCAAGCCCAAAGCCTGATTACACCAGCATGTCCTCGAATTTGAATTCGCATCAACAATTCAGTCCACAAGGAATGAACgcaaatttaaatcgaaacacTACTAGTTGGGTTTCGAATCAAATGGCATGGAATTCAACCATTCCTCAGAACACTATTAATTATTCTATCAATCAAGGAAATTTAGGAACCAATCAATTAGAGTTCAATtcgaatttcaattccaattcgagCCAAAAGATTGAGAGCTTATCTTCGCAAGATATCATGGATTTACTTAGCTAA